TTCAAACGGTGAAAGGAGAACGGCCATGATATTTATGCTCGCAGGCACAAGTGATGCAAAAGAATTGGCTGAAAAGATAAATCAAGATGGGCACTCCCTTTTAGCATCGGTTGTAACAGACGAAGCTGCTGAAAAACTGGAAGCAAGCGGGATTAACACTAGAACTGGACGGTTATCGGCAGATCAAATGACGTCAGTGTTAAAAGAAAAAATGGCCAGAGTAGTAGTTGATGCGTCTCACCCGTTTGCAGAAGAAGCTTCCCGCCATGCGATACAATCTGCCGAAGAAGCTGGAATTCCATATATTCGCTATGAGCGAAGTTCGATTCATACCTACGATAAAAAAGTAAACAAAGTAGATTCTTATGAAGAAGCAGCCAAGAAAGCTGCTGAAAAGGGCGGCACGGTTTTTCTGACAACAGGAAGCAAAACATTAAGAGTTTTTGCCGAAAAACTT
This DNA window, taken from Alteribacillus bidgolensis, encodes the following:
- the cobK gene encoding precorrin-6A reductase, encoding MIFMLAGTSDAKELAEKINQDGHSLLASVVTDEAAEKLEASGINTRTGRLSADQMTSVLKEKMARVVVDASHPFAEEASRHAIQSAEEAGIPYIRYERSSIHTYDKKVNKVDSYEEAAKKAAEKGGTVFLTTGSKTLRVFAEKLVKDENVRMICRMLPRLENMEKCKELGIAQKDIVAMQGPFSKELNHALYKQFGVDVVVTKESGKQGSFDEKVTAALDLGLEVILIKRPDVDYEKVTDHPEEVLDYLRGLLIKEEQ